A window of the Kineosporia corallincola genome harbors these coding sequences:
- a CDS encoding ABC transporter ATP-binding protein, producing the protein MSETSVNVGGEPVLVLDGIQHAYHRTVAVRGISLSVRPGEIVAVTGPSGCGKSTVLHVAAGLIRPQSGTVRLFGQQLEGAGDDERARLRRSKIALVLQFGQLVPELTGLDNVALPLLLDGHDPKEARRLALSWLERCGAQDLAEVGPPEMSGGQAQRVAVARSLITSPQLILADEPTGSLDSIGGRELLDLMLGEARRSGAALVVVTHDNSVAARADREIRLLDGVIASEAVLA; encoded by the coding sequence ATGAGCGAGACCAGCGTGAACGTCGGCGGGGAGCCGGTTCTCGTGCTCGACGGCATCCAGCACGCCTATCACCGCACGGTCGCCGTGCGGGGCATCAGCCTGAGCGTGCGTCCGGGTGAGATCGTGGCCGTCACCGGCCCGAGCGGGTGCGGCAAGTCCACCGTGCTGCACGTGGCGGCCGGGCTGATCCGGCCGCAGAGCGGCACGGTGCGGCTGTTCGGGCAGCAGCTCGAGGGAGCGGGGGACGACGAGAGGGCCCGGCTGCGCCGCAGCAAGATCGCGCTCGTGCTCCAGTTCGGCCAGCTGGTGCCGGAACTCACCGGCCTGGACAACGTGGCCCTGCCGCTGCTGCTCGACGGGCACGACCCGAAGGAGGCCCGGCGGCTGGCCCTGAGCTGGCTGGAGCGGTGCGGCGCGCAGGACCTGGCCGAGGTCGGGCCGCCGGAGATGTCCGGCGGGCAGGCCCAGCGGGTGGCGGTGGCCCGGTCGCTGATCACCAGCCCGCAGCTGATTCTCGCCGACGAGCCGACCGGCAGCCTGGACTCGATCGGTGGCCGGGAGCTGCTCGACCTGATGCTCGGCGAGGCCCGGCGCAGCGGAGCGGCACTGGTCGTCGTCACCCACGACAACTCGGTGGCGGCCCGGGCGGACCGTGAGATCCGGCTGCTGGACGGCGTCATCGCCTCGGAGGCGGTGCTGGCATGA
- a CDS encoding calcium-binding protein: MTPHPARPLTMAVATVLGLAPLAAAGTARAAEPQATVSVAGHRVTYRAAPGQVNDVTASVSWNDAENTLIYLIDDSVRVKAGHGCTHPLSDDRTSVRCAVTPPGTPDPASVMSMVLGDRDDTVEFHNNTSQVFWFSEFWLGAGKDRLDSSDPSTDDGSFVWGQNGDDRITTGPVATVQGGGGADILTTNGGMSDLEGGQGDDMILAGVGPQFLRGGDGDDVIRGGGGRDVLYGGAGDDRLYGERGDDTLYGDGGDDQLHGGQGEDRLRGGPGQDRLRP, translated from the coding sequence ATGACCCCGCACCCCGCCCGGCCTTTGACCATGGCGGTGGCGACGGTTCTCGGGCTGGCGCCGCTCGCGGCGGCCGGCACCGCCCGGGCCGCCGAACCGCAGGCCACCGTGAGCGTGGCGGGCCACCGGGTCACCTACCGGGCCGCGCCGGGACAGGTCAACGACGTCACCGCGTCGGTCAGCTGGAACGACGCCGAGAACACCCTGATCTACCTGATCGACGACTCGGTGCGGGTGAAGGCCGGCCACGGCTGCACCCATCCACTCTCCGACGACCGCACCAGCGTGCGCTGCGCCGTGACCCCGCCCGGCACCCCCGACCCGGCGTCCGTGATGTCGATGGTACTGGGCGACCGCGACGACACCGTCGAGTTCCACAACAACACCTCGCAGGTGTTCTGGTTCAGCGAATTCTGGCTGGGGGCGGGCAAGGACCGGCTGGACAGCAGCGATCCCTCCACCGACGACGGCAGTTTCGTCTGGGGCCAGAACGGCGACGACCGGATCACCACCGGGCCGGTCGCCACGGTGCAGGGCGGGGGCGGTGCCGACATCCTCACCACCAACGGCGGAATGAGCGATCTGGAGGGCGGGCAGGGTGACGACATGATCCTGGCCGGCGTCGGGCCGCAGTTCCTGCGGGGTGGTGACGGCGACGACGTGATCCGCGGCGGGGGCGGCAGGGACGTGCTGTACGGCGGTGCGGGCGACGACCGGCTGTACGGCGAGCGGGGCGACGACACCCTGTACGGCGACGGCGGCGACGACCAGTTGCACGGCGGCCAGGGTGAGGACCGGCTGCGCGGCGGGCCGGGCCAGGATCGGCTGCGGCCCTGA
- a CDS encoding NUDIX domain-containing protein, producing the protein MGGLARKRKQRQPKIRRARVITLAPSGRVAMIERNVRGDRYFSVPGGRLEPGESPEQAAVREIREELGLEVTLAGRLPDHDGQAYFLAVVPGEPKLRMSGPETRHSNRNNRYTPRWVDLATLDSLPLRHPVRPLVTTAVIAVAATMQTVDDEKPVTATASATGTASAPGKARDRAPAAEVLASEKPAPETPAPETPAIAAPEDGKPLVRTVIDLTGLPEDDDSLLLGPRAEFDPAVATFAFGQRIRRRFTLRSRGWSREERRNDRVGSRR; encoded by the coding sequence GTGGGTGGTCTCGCGCGTAAACGCAAACAACGGCAGCCGAAGATCCGCCGGGCCCGGGTGATCACCCTCGCGCCCAGCGGCCGGGTGGCCATGATCGAGCGAAATGTGCGCGGAGACCGCTATTTCAGCGTTCCCGGTGGCCGGCTGGAGCCGGGGGAGTCGCCCGAGCAGGCTGCCGTGCGGGAGATCCGCGAGGAGCTCGGGCTGGAGGTCACGCTGGCGGGCCGGCTGCCCGACCACGACGGCCAGGCCTATTTTCTCGCGGTCGTGCCCGGCGAGCCGAAGCTGCGGATGTCCGGCCCCGAGACCAGGCACTCCAACCGCAACAACCGCTACACGCCGCGCTGGGTCGATCTGGCCACCCTCGACTCGCTGCCGCTGCGCCACCCGGTGCGTCCGCTGGTCACCACGGCCGTCATCGCGGTGGCGGCCACGATGCAAACGGTGGACGACGAAAAGCCCGTCACGGCAACGGCGTCCGCCACCGGTACGGCGTCCGCACCCGGGAAGGCGCGTGACCGGGCGCCGGCGGCCGAGGTCCTGGCGTCCGAGAAGCCGGCCCCCGAGACACCGGCACCCGAGACACCGGCGATCGCGGCCCCGGAGGACGGGAAGCCGCTCGTGCGCACCGTGATCGACCTGACCGGCCTGCCGGAAGACGACGACTCCCTGCTGCTCGGCCCGCGCGCCGAGTTCGACCCGGCCGTGGCCACTTTCGCGTTCGGCCAGCGCATCCGCCGCCGCTTCACCCTGCGCTCGCGCGGCTGGTCGCGGGAGGAACGGCGCAACGACCGGGTGGGTTCACGCCGCTGA
- a CDS encoding phage baseplate protein, producing MSRLISRRNLLLAGGGTLGAALAGGATASPASAAVAGTVQFDLTVGATQLIREKELAGPKVLQSFGIDNVNDRIYWAQLSNNDGDGDLTITKTDLSGARIGPDHVYLKGFGHGVQIAVQPDGGGAYVWVEAAADSKGFGTKIARFRFNDFDKGQTLTASSSGVEIFDPRPDGTNKSITIDPYWKRVAIRYIQDDVVYYRLYTLAAFADHDYGSPLAEVAPGNFNTFQGLATFGSYLYLLTGNAYSDGYGDVYDGKLADGSYADGNTYLRTVDWNTGTVVKTSLSKAGYTLYYREPEGMAVQMTDPSDVNSARLCFGFASGAEGERRASVYYKKGFV from the coding sequence ATGAGCAGGCTGATCAGCCGGCGCAATCTTCTGCTGGCAGGGGGCGGGACGCTGGGGGCGGCACTGGCGGGTGGGGCCACCGCCTCCCCGGCGAGTGCGGCGGTGGCCGGCACGGTGCAGTTCGACCTGACCGTCGGTGCCACCCAGTTGATCCGGGAGAAGGAGCTGGCGGGCCCGAAGGTGCTCCAGTCGTTCGGCATCGACAACGTCAACGACCGCATCTACTGGGCGCAGCTGAGCAACAACGACGGCGACGGTGATCTGACGATCACCAAGACCGACCTCAGCGGGGCGAGGATCGGGCCGGACCACGTGTACCTGAAGGGTTTCGGTCACGGTGTGCAGATCGCTGTGCAACCCGACGGCGGCGGCGCGTACGTCTGGGTGGAGGCAGCGGCCGACAGCAAGGGTTTCGGCACGAAGATCGCCCGGTTCCGGTTCAACGACTTCGACAAGGGCCAGACCCTGACGGCGAGTTCGTCCGGCGTGGAGATCTTCGACCCCCGGCCGGACGGCACGAACAAGTCCATCACCATCGACCCGTACTGGAAGCGGGTGGCGATCCGGTACATCCAGGACGACGTCGTGTACTACCGGCTCTACACGCTCGCGGCCTTCGCCGATCACGACTACGGCAGTCCGCTGGCCGAGGTGGCGCCGGGCAACTTCAACACCTTCCAGGGCCTGGCCACCTTCGGCAGTTACCTGTACCTGCTGACCGGCAACGCCTACTCCGACGGCTACGGCGACGTGTACGACGGCAAGCTGGCCGACGGCTCGTACGCGGACGGCAACACCTACCTGCGAACCGTGGACTGGAACACCGGCACCGTGGTCAAGACGTCGCTGAGCAAGGCGGGTTACACGCTGTACTACCGCGAGCCGGAGGGCATGGCGGTGCAGATGACCGACCCCTCGGACGTGAACTCGGCCCGGCTGTGCTTCGGTTTCGCCTCGGGTGCGGAGGGCGAGCGGCGGGCTAGCGTTTATTACAAGAAGGGGTTCGTGTAG
- a CDS encoding FtsX-like permease family protein, producing the protein MSGGNSAVLRQLARPRTTADRKRSRQMSIGVAGSGALLLGALAILMIPSGFSSSMICGDFGCTTDLGSGEPVTEALAPYVAQDGLRGGTALGAVLLVVPFVLLAVQALRTGTAARERRLAALSLAGATRQDLRRLAFLEGTRAAVIGALGSGPAYLLLWLVLGPAMPDGAKLLPRPDLVLFGGWIVLVVVLGLAGGLVARQTARTATVSPLGLTRRRPRPLTALDALVPPVSAVLVGVGLWSTIHIDFLGVLIAMAAVVALVVSGGPWVILAAGRYASRRENLVNSLAGRRLLADVRSPGRVVGVMLAVGIAFSVITLLTADVLIQEDTYDQNFYLAGLGAAAAAACVAAVVATSALVVGATEQILDSARATAVLVALAASPAFVSRVVRRQMLFAAVPAAVIGAVLGWIVYGALLLNAQENALWLAAALPAALLASVLAAGLGVLVAARAVRPAILSSSSPDNLRTP; encoded by the coding sequence ATGAGCGGGGGCAACAGCGCGGTGCTGCGGCAGCTCGCCCGGCCCCGGACCACCGCCGACCGCAAGCGGTCCCGGCAGATGTCGATCGGGGTGGCCGGCAGCGGGGCGCTCCTGCTCGGGGCGCTGGCCATCCTCATGATCCCGAGCGGTTTTTCGTCGTCCATGATCTGTGGCGACTTCGGTTGCACCACGGATCTCGGCTCGGGGGAACCGGTTACGGAAGCCCTGGCGCCCTATGTGGCGCAGGACGGGCTGCGGGGCGGCACCGCGCTGGGCGCGGTGCTGCTGGTGGTCCCGTTCGTGCTTCTCGCCGTGCAGGCGCTGCGCACCGGAACGGCGGCACGCGAACGGCGGCTGGCCGCACTCAGCCTGGCCGGGGCGACCCGCCAGGACCTGCGCCGGCTGGCCTTTCTGGAGGGGACGCGTGCCGCCGTGATCGGGGCGCTGGGCTCCGGGCCGGCCTATCTCCTGCTGTGGCTGGTGCTCGGCCCGGCGATGCCGGACGGCGCGAAGCTGCTCCCCCGGCCGGACCTGGTGCTGTTCGGTGGCTGGATCGTCCTGGTGGTGGTGCTCGGGCTCGCCGGTGGGCTGGTCGCCCGGCAGACGGCGCGCACGGCCACCGTCTCACCGCTGGGCCTGACCCGGCGGCGGCCCCGCCCGCTGACGGCGCTCGACGCGCTGGTGCCCCCGGTCTCCGCCGTGCTGGTCGGCGTCGGTCTGTGGTCGACCATCCACATCGACTTCCTCGGTGTACTGATCGCCATGGCCGCCGTCGTGGCCCTGGTGGTCAGCGGCGGCCCCTGGGTGATCCTGGCGGCCGGGCGGTATGCCTCGCGCCGCGAGAACCTGGTGAACTCGCTGGCCGGACGCCGTCTGCTGGCCGACGTGCGTTCCCCGGGCCGGGTGGTCGGCGTGATGCTGGCCGTGGGCATCGCGTTCAGCGTCATCACGTTGCTGACCGCCGACGTGCTGATCCAGGAAGACACCTACGACCAGAACTTCTACCTGGCCGGGCTCGGGGCGGCCGCGGCGGCGGCCTGCGTGGCCGCGGTGGTGGCGACGTCCGCCCTGGTGGTGGGGGCCACCGAGCAGATCCTCGACAGTGCCCGGGCGACAGCCGTTCTGGTGGCCCTGGCCGCGTCCCCGGCGTTCGTGTCGAGGGTGGTGCGCCGGCAGATGCTGTTCGCGGCCGTGCCCGCCGCCGTGATCGGCGCGGTGCTGGGCTGGATCGTCTACGGCGCGCTGCTGCTGAACGCGCAGGAGAATGCGCTGTGGCTGGCCGCCGCCCTCCCCGCCGCCCTGCTGGCCTCGGTGCTGGCGGCGGGGCTGGGGGTGCTGGTGGCGGCGCGGGCCGTGCGGCCGGCGATCCTGAGCAGCTCGTCGCCGGACAATCTGCGCACTCCCTGA
- a CDS encoding DUF4097 family beta strand repeat-containing protein encodes MTTQTPEFPAVPAPPRPRHPGRRRAVRLVTGGVAAVIVVTVAAGVTLFWSAQEETTRKGFSDGVTQLRVRTDTGHITVRAGAEGEPVSLKARSRTAFATPDVVTSEKDGTLEVEGRCTGRFPLLNLCSIDLDLVVPAGVSVTAVTDTGDVVLEGTTAGGSASTDTGDIELTSVGGTLTLETDTGKVTGTGLTGGGVTASSDTGDIELSFGTAPDTVRATTDTGDAVVRVPDDGQTYRVDAETDNGERTVRVPEDDAAAREITLKADTGDVSVVH; translated from the coding sequence ATGACCACACAGACTCCCGAGTTCCCGGCCGTTCCCGCCCCGCCCCGCCCGCGGCACCCCGGGCGGCGCCGGGCCGTCCGTCTGGTGACCGGCGGCGTGGCGGCCGTCATCGTCGTCACCGTCGCGGCGGGCGTCACGCTGTTCTGGTCGGCGCAGGAGGAGACCACCCGAAAGGGTTTCTCCGACGGGGTCACTCAGCTGCGGGTGCGCACCGACACCGGGCACATCACCGTGCGAGCCGGCGCGGAGGGCGAGCCGGTGAGCCTGAAGGCCCGCTCCCGCACGGCTTTCGCCACGCCCGACGTGGTCACCAGCGAGAAGGACGGCACGCTGGAGGTGGAGGGCCGATGCACGGGCCGGTTCCCGCTGCTGAACCTCTGCTCGATCGACCTCGACCTGGTGGTGCCGGCCGGGGTGAGCGTGACGGCCGTGACCGATACCGGCGACGTGGTGCTGGAGGGCACGACCGCGGGCGGCAGCGCCAGCACCGACACCGGCGACATCGAACTCACGTCCGTGGGCGGCACTCTCACGCTGGAGACCGACACCGGGAAGGTGACCGGAACCGGCCTGACCGGCGGCGGCGTGACGGCCTCCTCCGACACCGGCGACATCGAGCTCAGCTTCGGCACGGCGCCGGACACGGTGCGGGCGACCACCGACACCGGGGACGCCGTGGTGCGGGTGCCGGACGACGGGCAGACCTACCGCGTGGACGCGGAGACCGACAACGGCGAGCGCACCGTGCGGGTGCCGGAGGACGACGCGGCGGCGCGGGAGATCACGCTGAAGGCCGACACGGGGGACGTGTCGGTGGTCCACTGA
- a CDS encoding IS3 family transposase: SMGSVGDSYDNALMENFFSTLKTELAYRTAWRTRDEAENALFAYIDGWYNTRRIQRRLGYLSPDEYEARYPNGHPEQVAVNQPLEPAGAR; encoded by the coding sequence TGTCGATGGGCTCGGTCGGGGACTCCTACGACAATGCCCTGATGGAGAACTTCTTCTCCACCCTGAAGACCGAACTGGCCTACCGCACAGCCTGGCGCACCCGTGACGAGGCGGAGAATGCCCTGTTCGCCTACATCGACGGCTGGTACAACACCCGCCGCATCCAACGCCGCCTGGGCTACCTCAGCCCCGACGAATACGAAGCCCGCTACCCCAACGGCCACCCCGAACAGGTCGCCGTCAACCAGCCCCTGGAGCCAGCCGGCGCCAGGTAA
- a CDS encoding PadR family transcriptional regulator, whose translation MATGDALLALLLPGPRHGYDLKRAHDEWFSGLRPLAFGQVYSTLARLQRDALIQVVQTETADGPERTVYELTEPGRTQVMTWLAEPVDPAGPGGPPADELIRKTLAAYRLGADPNGVMARQRAVHLRAIRALESSTEGEPEELVGQAVSRDHRRLHLDADLRWLELAGDRMRRRPAPVADRLSGPVPAGPLDGAGHPEGAEE comes from the coding sequence ATGGCCACCGGCGATGCGCTGCTAGCGCTCCTCCTCCCCGGCCCTCGTCACGGGTACGACCTGAAACGTGCTCACGACGAATGGTTCTCCGGTCTGCGACCCCTCGCGTTCGGGCAGGTCTACTCGACCCTGGCCCGGCTGCAACGCGACGCCCTGATCCAGGTGGTGCAGACCGAGACAGCCGACGGGCCGGAACGTACCGTCTACGAACTCACGGAACCGGGCCGCACCCAGGTGATGACCTGGCTGGCGGAGCCGGTGGATCCAGCCGGCCCGGGCGGGCCGCCGGCCGACGAGCTGATCCGCAAGACCCTGGCCGCCTATCGCCTGGGGGCCGACCCGAACGGGGTGATGGCCCGGCAGCGCGCGGTGCACCTGCGGGCCATCCGGGCCCTCGAGTCCTCGACCGAGGGCGAACCCGAAGAGCTGGTGGGACAGGCCGTCTCGCGCGACCACCGGCGTCTTCACCTGGACGCCGACCTGCGCTGGCTGGAGCTGGCCGGGGACCGCATGCGCCGCCGTCCCGCACCCGTCGCGGACCGGCTGTCCGGCCCGGTCCCGGCCGGCCCCCTCGACGGAGCCGGTCACCCCGAAGGAGCAGAAGAATGA